From a single Gadus morhua chromosome 3, gadMor3.0, whole genome shotgun sequence genomic region:
- the LOC115539885 gene encoding fascin — protein MSAMSANGPGELLRIPLGLVNGGGKYLTAEAFGFKINASASSLKKKQTWTLEQTGEDGSAVFLLSHLGRYLATDKDGNVTAECETRSKDCRFVITAHEDGRWSLMSEPHGRYLGGSEDRITCFAQAATPTEKWSMHLAVHPQVNLYSIARKRYAHLSVKGERGEVAIDRDVPWGVDSLITLVYRDQRYHLETSDNRFLRNDGTLSNNTDKDTGYMLEFRSGKVAFRDCSGRYLVPLGPTGTMKSGKGTRAAKDELFGLERSHAQVVLTAGNERNVSTRQGMDLSANQDEEGDQEVFQVEMTPEDRKCAFRTAAGKYWTLTPSGGLQCTATTKSADTYFELEWCDGRVCMRAANGKYVMAKKNGQLAATVENTGEAELFLMKLINRPIIVLRGEHGFIGCRKAGMATLDSNRASYDVFQLEFHNGAYSLKDSQGKYWSVGDDKAVSSNSPTPVQFLLEFCDLNKMAIRAPGGKYLKGDHAGGLKANADSIDSATLWEY, from the exons ATGTCTGCAATGAGTGCCAACGGACCCGGTGAGCTGCTGCGGATTCCACTGGGTCTCGTCAACGGCGGTGGGAAGTATCTGACGGCGGAGGCGTTCGGCTTCAAAATCAACGCGTCCGCCTCTAGCCTGAAGAAGAAGCAGACCTGGACGTTGGAGCAGACCGGCGAGGACGGAAGCgccgtcttcctcctctcccacctgggCCGCTATCTGGCCACGGACAAAGATGGGAACGTCACGGCGGAATGCGAGACGCGCAGCAAGGACTGCAGGTTCGTTATCACCGCGCACGAGGACGGGCGGTGGTCGTTGATGTCCGAGCCCCATGGGCGCTACCTTGGCGGCAGCGAGGATCGAATCACTTGTTTTGCACAGGCGGCCACGCCGACGGAGAAATGGAGCATGCACCTGGCCGTGCACCCGCAGGTCAACCTCTACAGTATCGCGCGCAAGCGCTACGCCCATCTGAGCGTCAAAGGGGAGCGTGGAGAAGTGGCAATAGACCGGGACGTCCCCTGGGGGGTCGACTCGCTCATTACACTGGTTTACCGGGACCAGCGCTACCATCTCGAGACCTCTGATAATCGTTTTCTCCGAAACGATGGCACTCTGTCCAATAACACTGATAAGGACACCGGGTACATGTTGGAATTCCGCTCTGGCAAAGTGGCCTTCCGTGACTGCAGCGGCCGGTATCTGGTGCCGCTGGGTCCCACGGGCACAATGAAGTCCGGGAAGGGAACCCGGGCTGCCAAAGATGAATTGTTTGGGCTGGAACGCAGCCACGCACAGGTCGTTTTGACCGCAGGCAACGAGAGAAATGTCTCCACAAGACAAG GGATGGACCTGTCGGCCAATCAGGACGAGGAAGGGGACCAAGAGGTGTTCCAGGTGGAAATGACTCCCGAGGACAGGAAATGTGCTTTCCGCACTGCCGCTGGGAAGTACTGGACCCTCACACCCTCTGGCGGGCTCCAATGCACCGCCACCACCAA GTCTGCAGACACCTATTTTGAATTGGAGTGGTGTGAcgggcgtgtgtgcatgcgtgctgccAATGGGAAGTACGTGATGGCCAAGAAAAATGGACAACTTGCCGCCACTGTTGAGAACACAG GGGAGGCCGAGCTGTTCCTCATGAAGCTGATCAACCGGCCAATCATTGTGCTCCGTGGAGAGCATGGTTTCATTGGTTGCCGTAAGGCGGGCATGGCAACGCTGGATTCCAACCGCGCCTCTTACGATGTCTTCCAGCTTGAGTTTCACAACGGCGCCTACTCGCTCAAAG ACTCCCAGGGGAAGTACTGGAGCGTCGGCGATGACAAGGCAGTGAGCAGTAACAGCCCCACCCCTGTCCAGTTCCTCTTAGAGTTCTGCGATCTGAACAAGATGGCCATCCGGGCCCCAGGGGGGAAGTACCTCAAAGGAGACCACGCTGGAGGGCTCAAGGCCAATGCTGACTCAATAGACAGCGCCACCTTGTGGGAATACTGA
- the rasd3 gene encoding RASD family member 3 — protein sequence MPPIERESNKVRLVMLGAAGVGKSALIERFLHDHFESKYTRTVEEFHALQYDSADSGEVRLEILDTSGSYSFPAMRELSIKHANAFALVYAVDDLESFREVGRLREEILMLKKNALITVVGHKADLTETEGRVLFAVDVMPLVEKIWGSSFVEASSLTGINTVGVFLALLQHVNLPQRLSPFISQRRVNTQRQNLKRKPALKKNKSCILS from the coding sequence ATGCCTCCTATAGAGCGAGAAAGTAACAAAGTTCGCCTTGTGATGTTGGGAGCAGCCGGGGTCGGAAAGAGCGCGCTCATCGAGCGGTTTCTGCACGACCACTTTGAAAGCAAATACACGCGTACCGTGGAAGAATTCCACGCGCTCCAGTACGACTCCGCCGACTCGGGAGAGGTGCGCCTCGAGATTCTGGACACAAGCGGCAGTTATTCTTTCCCGGCGATGCGGGAGCTTAGCATCAAGCATGCCAACGCGTTCGCGCTTGTGTACGCGGTGGACGACCTCGAGTCGTTTCGAGAAGTTGGACGGCTTCGTGAGGAGATTCTCATGCTGAAAAAGAACGCGCTCATCACCGTCGTCGGCCACAAAGCAGACTTAACCGAAACGGAGGGTCGCGTGCTGTTCGCAGTAGACGTCATGCCATTGGTGGAGAAGATATGGGGCTCGAGCTTCGTAGAGGCGTCGTCACTCACCGGGATCAACACGGTCGGTGTGTTCCTTGCTCTGCTACAACACGTCAACTTGCCACAAAGACTGAGTCCCTTCATCTCCCAACGTAGAGTGAACACGCAGAGGCAGAACTTGAAAAGAAAACCTGCActcaagaaaaacaaaagttgTATTTTGTCATGA
- the plk1 gene encoding serine/threonine-protein kinase PLK1, with protein MSAATAKPTSHVDPISAPPKEIPDVLVDSRSKKKYSRGRFLGKGGFAKCYEITDMDTNEVFAGKIVPKSMIMKPHQREKMTSEITIHQSLDHANVVGFRGFFEDEDFVFVVLELCRRRSLLELHKRRKAITEPEARYYMMQLLKGCQYLHDNRIIHRDLKLGNIFLNDEMDVKIGDFGLATKIEYDGERKKTLCGTPNYIAPEVLCKKGHSFEVDVWSLGCILYTLLVGKPPFETSCLKETYSRIKKNSYAVPWHVNPAATSLIKRMLNADPALRPTIAELQTDEFFTGGYCPLRLPTTCLTVPPRFSIAPSQAQELSQRRPLSALDNKDHPEKVDLKEEAKDAEVCHLTDMLAQINHLLVAKPFEKAVIRQEEADDPACIPVFWISKWVDYSDKYGLGYQLCDNSVGVLFNDYTRLMMYADGDSLQYIDKAVVESFLNVRSYPPGLSKKITLLKYFRNYMSEHLLKAGANMARRDGDELARLPYLSYWFRTRSAIVLHLTNGTVQINFFQDHTKLILCPLMGAVTYIDEKREFHTYKLSLLEEFGCTKELASRIRYAKVMVEKILANKSASAH; from the exons ATGAGTGCAGCGACTGCAAAGCCGACGTCCCATGTGGATCCAATATCTGCACCGCCGAAAGAAATCCCCGATGTCCTGGTAGATTCTCGGTCGAAGAAAAAATATTCCAGAGGTCGCTTTCTTGGAAAGGGAGGTTTTGCGAAATGCTACGAGATCACAGATATGGATACGAATGAAGTTTTTGCTGGCAAAATTGTCCCGAAGTCGATGATCATGAAACCACACCAGAGGGAGAAAATGACCTCAGAAATCACCATTCATCAAAGTCTTGATCACGCCAACGTTGTGGGATTCCGAGGATTCTTCGAAGATGAAGACTTCGTCTTCGTTGTGTTAGAACTCTGCAGGCGACGG TCCCTCTTGGAGCTCCACAAGCGCCGTAAGGCTATCACAGAGCCAGAAGCACGCTACTATATGATGCAGCTGCTCAAAGGGTGCCAGTATCTACACGACAACCGAATCATCCACAGAGATCTGAAACTGGGGAACATCTTCCTCAACGATGAGATGGATGTCAAAATAG GGGATTTCGGCCTTGCGACCAAGATTGAATATGACGGCGAGAGAAAGAAGACCTTGTGTGGAACCCCCAACTACATCGCCCCAGAAGTGCTCTGTAAAAAGGGCCATAGCTTTGAGGTGGACGTCTGGTCTCTTGGCTGTATCct gtACACTCTGCTTGTGGGCAAGCCGCCATTTGAGACGTCTTGTTTGAAAGAGACTTACAGCCGCATCAAAAAAAACAGCTATGCTGTTCCCTGG CACGTCAACCCCGCCGCCACCTCCCTCATTAAGCGCATGCTGAACGCCGATCCCGCCCTCAGACCCACCATCGCCGAGTTGCAGACTGATGAGTTCTTCACGGGCGGCTACTGCCCCCTGCGCCTGCCCACCACGTGCCTCACCGTGCCCCCTCGCTTCTCCATCGCCCCCTCCCAGGCCCAGGAGCTCAGCCAGAGACGGCCCCTTTCGGCGCTCGACAACAAAG ACCACCCAGAAAAGGTGGACCTTAAAGAGGAGGCAAA GGACGCTGAGGTGTGCCACCTTACTGATATGCTGGCCCAGATCAACCACCTTCTCGTTGCCAAACCCTTTGAGAAAGCAGTAATTCGGCAGG AAGAGGCAGATGATCCTGCATGCATTCCAGTCTTCTGGATCAGCAAATGGGTGGACTACTCTGATAAATATGGACTGG GATACCAGCTGTGTGACAACAGTGTGGGTGTTCTCTTCAACGACTACACACGTCTCATGATGTACGCGGACGGAGACAGCCTGCAGTACATCGACAAGGCGGTCGTAGAGTCTTTCCTGAACGTTCGCTCCTACCCACCAGGCCTAAGCAAGAAG ATCACGCTACTCAAGTACTTCCGTAACTACATGAGCGAGCACCTGCTGAAGGCCGGCGCCAACATGGCACGACGCGACGGGGATGAGCTGGCTCGCCTGCCCTACCTCTCGTACTGGTTCCGCACCCGCAGTGCCATCGTGCTGCACCTCACCAACGGCACTGTGCAGATCAACTTCTTCCAG GACCACACAAAGCTGATCCTTTGTCCCCTGATGGGGGCAGTGACCTATATCGATGAGAAGCGGGAGTTCCATACGTACAAGCTGAGCCTGTTGGAGGAGTTTGGCTGCACCAAGGAGCTGGCGAGCCGTATCCGCTATGCTAAGGTGATGGTGGAGAAAATACTAGCCAACAAGTCTGCCTCGGCACACTAA